A region of Methanomicrobium sp. W14 DNA encodes the following proteins:
- a CDS encoding TrkA family potassium uptake protein, with product MYIIIIGLGGIGRNLAAIAAEHGDSVVVIDKDESRCNEILEHYDVMAITGNSTERSILEDAGIDRADALVTTTSDDAVNLMTCWLAKRLNVKNLVSIVNQIEHSDLFKEVGVRISENPDELVATRLYYWSENPDMQQLAMIPGGAIFEITVDENAPFVDHEIKELDVKDFVFIAIKRTGKEIIIPSGTIKIKPNDKIIVFTKKDAEEECLKTLNNQLKNPKQPGNKNIF from the coding sequence ATGTATATTATCATCATAGGTTTAGGAGGAATCGGAAGGAATCTTGCTGCAATTGCTGCCGAACACGGTGACAGCGTCGTCGTAATCGACAAAGATGAATCCCGATGCAATGAAATACTCGAACACTATGACGTCATGGCGATAACAGGAAACTCAACCGAGAGATCAATACTTGAAGATGCAGGTATAGACAGGGCTGATGCACTTGTTACGACTACAAGCGATGATGCCGTAAATCTTATGACATGCTGGCTTGCAAAACGTCTCAACGTCAAAAATCTGGTCTCTATTGTCAACCAGATAGAGCATTCGGATTTATTTAAGGAAGTCGGGGTAAGAATAAGTGAGAACCCTGATGAACTTGTTGCAACCAGGCTTTATTACTGGTCTGAAAATCCGGATATGCAGCAGCTTGCAATGATACCGGGCGGTGCAATCTTTGAAATAACAGTGGATGAAAATGCTCCTTTCGTCGACCACGAGATAAAGGAGCTTGACGTGAAAGACTTTGTTTTCATCGCAATCAAAAGGACGGGCAAGGAGATAATAATCCCGAGCGGTACAATAAAAATAAAGCCAAACGACAAAATAATAGTTTTTACGAAGAAAGATGCCGAAGAAGAATGCCTGAAGACACTGAACAACCAGCTTAAAAATCCGAAACAACCAGGCAATAAAAATATATTTTAA
- a CDS encoding NAD(P)/FAD-dependent oxidoreductase → MKSEYDVLVIGGGPGGALAAKTCAEEGLSVCIVEKRPAIGAPVRCAEGIGEDLIGEFFDELNPKWISAKINGAKIIAPDGNCFYLNPEMAGNEVGYVLDRKFFDRDLVWQAVEAGAECYVKARAVEAIMEDGAVKGAIIEYFGERKEIRAKVVIAADGVESKFACYCGVDTTVPLREIETCAQYLMTDIDIEPGVTVFYVGREISPEGYIWIFPKGDRTANVGIGISGTESKDGSRAKDYLDKFVSKNFPEGKTIELIVGGVSVCEPLECTVADNLIIIGDAARLSDPLTGGGIYNAMYTGRLAGQVASECIASTDCSKEALMKYDTIWRSSRLGKALERNYQIKEIFVKLSDKQLNSILDSVSNLVMKEFSTLTLIKEIIKLNPRLIKELSGLKKYFE, encoded by the coding sequence ATGAAGAGTGAGTATGATGTTCTGGTGATTGGCGGAGGACCAGGGGGTGCTCTTGCGGCGAAAACCTGTGCGGAGGAAGGTCTCTCTGTATGTATTGTCGAAAAGAGGCCTGCAATAGGAGCACCTGTGCGTTGCGCCGAAGGTATCGGCGAGGACCTTATAGGAGAATTTTTTGACGAGCTTAACCCGAAATGGATCTCAGCAAAAATAAATGGTGCAAAGATAATAGCACCTGACGGGAACTGTTTTTATCTCAACCCCGAGATGGCCGGAAACGAAGTAGGGTATGTTCTTGACAGAAAATTCTTTGACCGTGACCTTGTATGGCAGGCTGTAGAAGCAGGTGCCGAGTGCTACGTTAAGGCAAGAGCAGTTGAAGCTATAATGGAGGACGGCGCCGTAAAAGGTGCTATAATAGAATATTTCGGGGAAAGAAAGGAAATTCGTGCAAAAGTGGTGATTGCAGCAGACGGTGTGGAGTCAAAGTTTGCCTGCTACTGCGGTGTTGATACGACTGTTCCTTTGAGAGAGATTGAGACATGTGCACAGTACCTGATGACTGATATCGACATTGAACCAGGGGTTACCGTCTTTTACGTAGGCCGCGAGATAAGCCCCGAGGGTTATATCTGGATATTCCCGAAAGGGGACAGGACGGCGAATGTCGGTATAGGTATCTCGGGTACGGAGTCAAAGGACGGCAGCAGGGCAAAAGATTATCTTGATAAATTTGTCAGTAAAAACTTCCCCGAAGGAAAGACAATAGAACTTATTGTAGGCGGAGTTTCTGTATGCGAGCCTCTTGAATGCACTGTTGCCGATAATCTTATAATAATCGGAGATGCCGCACGTTTGAGTGACCCTCTTACTGGAGGAGGAATTTACAATGCGATGTACACAGGCCGCCTTGCGGGTCAGGTTGCGTCTGAGTGCATTGCATCCACAGACTGCAGCAAAGAAGCGCTTATGAAATATGATACCATCTGGCGTTCCTCCAGACTCGGGAAAGCCCTTGAAAGAAACTACCAGATTAAGGAAATATTTGTAAAACTGTCTGACAAACAGCTTAACTCAATTCTGGACTCGGTAAGCAATCTTGTAATGAAGGAGTTTTCGACTCTTACACTGATTAAAGAGATAATCAAGCTGAATCCAAGACTTATAAAAGAGCTTTCAGGGCTGAAAAAGTATTTTGAATGA
- a CDS encoding 4Fe-4S binding protein — protein MIKVRREVCGYCGACVSVCPEKAIELIDAYLSVDNNICRHCKICVRVCPLGALEEVSDEE, from the coding sequence ATGATTAAAGTTCGTAGAGAGGTATGCGGTTATTGTGGTGCATGCGTTTCGGTATGCCCTGAAAAAGCAATAGAACTTATTGATGCGTACCTTTCAGTTGATAACAACATCTGCAGACACTGCAAGATTTGTGTGAGGGTCTGTCCTCTTGGTGCACTGGAGGAGGTTTCAGATGAAGAGTGA